In the Neodiprion virginianus isolate iyNeoVirg1 chromosome 2, iyNeoVirg1.1, whole genome shotgun sequence genome, GAAATAATATGATGTGTCATTAATTGATATTTGCCACGCAATtctaatgaaaattaattttggttatttcaaattacagAAATTATGCTGAGGCAAATGAGGACGATGATGAAGAAACTCTGCAACCTTGCACGAGCTTATGTGAAGAAGCAAAGATATTATTACAAAAAGTTACATAGACATTTCTCATATGCATTGgaattgttaatatttttatctttgtaTCATTGCTAAGCATAGTTACTTAGTACTTAGAATATATTAGGGGAAATTGTACGTATTCGTGgtcttaatatatataattctttTGTGCGCCTTTTTGTATCGTGTAACTTATGAACGACTCGACCGATTGAGATCATATTCACACAAGACATTTGTATTGTCGAGACGATGGTTCATAGCTATGCaaagattgattttttttaaccgcgGGTCAGATTAGCTTCGGTTCTAGAATAGGTCATTGAGTTTGAATGCGGGCGAAGTATGTGAATATGAATTTAATATTCacaatttcataattaatttatatttatttttttgtcatacCAGAAACAAGAGACAACAAATCTTTGGGAGCAGTTAAGTCATTTTGTAATATCAATATCGCAGTCTCAAGCAGGTTCTTACTTTCTTCATTCACCTGAAAGTACGTCACGTAAAAGAGTCAATATTCATGATAATTATTTGTTCACAGAAGTCTAAGAATTTTGTACCTGTGACTCAGACTTCTCAATATTAGTTTCTTCATTAAATTGGCGTTTGTTCAGCTCCATCAATGTACTATACAACTCATAAGAGATTAAGCCTAAAATGAGCAGttattgaatattaatgtGGCCACAAAAAAAGATATGGAGAGACGACATTGCAAATATATGTTTCTTAAACTACCTTTCATCTTACATTCGCCACATTTTAAAGTCTCAATCAAGCGTAATAAATCCCTGCAGTATTTTTCCTTGATGCTGAGCTCATCCTTTGTCAAATCTGTAAATCAATTCGACAGAGATACACAACACCTTCAAGTTTGCACAGTAATTGTATTTACCTTCCCACAAAAACTTCTCAGTTCTTCCAAGACAAGATATTATTCTGAGTTTCATATCAACTGCAACGTAATTTGTTGCAGGTACCAAGACCGACAGTTCACTTTTCATGAATCGCAACATCTGCTTAGGATTTTTGTATATCATCTCTTCAATTATACTTCCCAAAGCTgatcgaattgaaataatctaaaagaaaaaatcaaacgaagtttACAAGTACATACTTGTCTGTTTTACGTATGTAACATACTTGTCTGTTTTTCAGGCGTAATCCACATTCTCTGCACTCCCACACTGTTGAAGTATCTAAAGGTTCAACAGCGACTAAAATTCCTGAACACTCCTTACGAGCACAACGCAATGCTCCAAGCAAAGATCCATTTTCCTACGAAGTTATAGAagatattgtaattttatataagtatttaaaattatttagaGGCACATAGTCAAAATTTCAGTACTAGCGGATCAGTGCATCTACTGCATGTGCAGAAGAAATGTTTAGTGGCAGCTAAATGTCGTCTTCTTAACGTTGTATCCCAAAACAAATCTGTGTAAGTCATAGTTATCTCCTCGTTTTTCTTAATGGGAATAGCAGCTATTACATATAATCTCTGTTGAGAATCGTAATAATGACGAGTATTGGGTGTACAACAATGATTCTGCAAAGCACCCATTGGGTATAAGCCTCGCAAGCTTGTGACAGACTCCCCAACTATTGCAGCTGTTTCAAACGAATTAGTATCCATTACTGCACACACTCGTCTCATGAACTGTTCCTCTATTtgattcatttgaatttttatactgCTCTTTAAAAGATCTAtctgtgaaaatataaattcatcCAATgactttcatatttttaatttgacatACAGtgtctttttttcactcaagtGGTGACCTGACCTCTGAACCATGCTGAGGCCCGGAGTGCCACTGCAGAGTGTAAAGTAGATCTCGCTGTTGCTCGTCTAATAGAAGTGCTCTGATTGGAACTAGTGCTCTAAGTAAGTCATTAGACCAAGAAGAACCGCAAGTGGGTTTCCATGCTTGAAGGAGAGAGCATTCAGCGTCGTGTTCAACTGAGAGTTCACAGACAGAGGAGCAAATTGGAAGGCTGCATCCCTTGTTACAAGGAAACAGAGGACAACCGGTCTTATAGCACACGATGCAGAGCGGCAAATGCTTATCTCGTGTTCTAGGCCCAACTACCAGTGGGGCGTCCACAAAGACAAGCTCTCCAACTGCAATATCTGTTGTGGCAAAAAGTCCTCGTCCTCCGAACAGAGACCCCCCAACAAACCAACTCCTTGAGCCATCCTTTGAAAGATTATTTCTTTCCAAATGAAGGTTCAACATATCTGTGATCGCTTGTTGTTCCATGGTCTGGtgcaaattgatttttaatttagtATATTATTTCTGCATTAAAATGTAAACTCTCAGTAATACGAGataatttacatatttattatgAGTCTAGTGAAGAGTATCAACATGTACCATATTACCTAATTACGTTAGCTAGTAAAATCTAAACACTTGTTCACTTTTACTTTGGTAACATATTACTTACATTTGTGGCTAGTCATCAGTTAGAAATTTCGTTCAGCTAGTGTACTGTTCACATTGAAGGGAGTATAAATTGCACTGCACCAATGCCTCCTGTAGTATGTTTAAAAATAGGACATTCGATTCCAAAATAAATTGGCCTGAATGATCGTggagtaataattaaaaattatcgcgACCATCTTACAGAATTCTGATATTTGtagattatttctttttactgaaattcatattaaatattcaattattagtGAAGTAACTATTTAATATACatactattattgttatgttTATATATGTGTTACATATATGTTCAACATAATGGATTAGAAACTCGTTAACAAAGAGAAATATCGTGTCACATTATATACCTCTTGTTTAATCAATACACTTTCATCATACAAAGTTCCTTTATTGAAGTCTGCTGCTTAGgctacgaaaaataaatagaatttcCGTACATACGTACCATTATTTACATCATTACTGCAAGCGAAAAAATGTGCGATCCTGCAAATACAGCCCGTATGGGATAATTACTTAAGAAAATAGTCATTCATTATTTGTCTAGTGTTCGATGCAAACCCAATTTATCGAACGATCATTTATTAATTATGCTGGTATGAGTATAGACCATTGAGTCGCATTTTACGCACGCGTCTTAGATCTCTCGCGGGCGTGCAATGTGTTGTTTACACGTTGCTATAGCAACTTGCATTCGAAGGACTGTACAAAATTTAGGCTACCAACTAATGTACAAATAATACCTGTTCCAACACCTTGTGATTCTCTAAAGATAAATTATGAACAGGTAacatgattaattatttttttctaattagcGCTCATCTAATTActgttgtattattattaattttatcgattgTACTTCATCTAGCTGAATAGATTTTGCCTGTagtaatgaaattattatcaaatcattATCATAATGTGAATTGCTTGCATTTCTTTTCATTGTGTATACAGTATTGTAGTGGTGTAAagatgttatttttttaaagggAATTTAGCATTATCTAGAAGTTGGGTATGCGAATTGACACCAAATATGAGGACTTTTTTCATGAGAAAACAATAATCAAAGCAACCACCATGTTactaattatcatttttattaattataattttatttcgttttcaatttacagAAGAGGCAACCCGACTGGATTATATAAAAACTACCAAACTCTATTAGTAGTATTTACCATCTGTATTATTGCAATATCTTCGGAATCACTATGTAACAGTAATCCATGCATGTATGGAATATGTGTTGATGATTACAACAGGTATGACTCATGAATATCGTAAAGTTATTTCGTACCTTCCAGCTTTCACATGTAAACTTTTATGAATATTCACCTGTAATTTCTAGTAGTAGCTTATATTCATGCTACTGCATCGATGGATATACTGGAATAAATTGTGAGATTAACTGGGATGACTGCTGGTCAAATCCATGCCTCAATGGGGGTATTTGCAGTGATGCGGTTGCTGCTTACAACTGTACCTGTACCGATGGATTCATAGGTGAGGAGCACGTGCAGTACAATGAAcaattatatgtttattaGGATTATTCCGGTGAATTGGAATCTGTAGATGATCAATATTGCTGCAAACTCATTAAACCTGTAACAATATATTTGCTATTTCAGGTTTAAATTGCGATGAACGATTCGATGAGTGTTTATACACTCCCTGTCTCAATAATGGTACTTGCATCAATTTTAATGGATTTATGTGCCAATGCCCAGATGGTTATTCAGGTAGGTTGTTCGAACACCAAACGATTATTTAGAAACGattgattatttcattattttcaggGAAGTATTGCGAAATTGATGCGTCTGTTTGTAATAACACTATCTGCAAAAATTCTGGAGAATGTATCGAAGGTCCTGGACTATTATTCAGCTGTCAATGTACAGATGGCAAGTAAAATACTTGACAAGCAGAATAATAGATGTAATGTTCATAAACTATGTAAACcttattaacatttttatatctttAGGATGGACTGGAGAGTTGTGTGAAAAAGACATAGATGAGTGCCTCGCTTCACCTTGTGAAAATGGAGGACTCTGTATCAATATACCAGCGACTTACACATGTGCCTGTttatttggtaaaaaaaaattcttccgaAAATTAATGTACTATTTAAATTTAGTTCTAAGCTCAAAATAATCTTTCTCATCTGCAGGTTTTACTGGTAAAAATTGTGACAAATCCATAGTGCCTTGTGAAGTAAATGTATGTGAGAATAACGCTGTTTGTTTGCTGGAAGATAATCAAACAGTTTGCTATTGTGTTCCTGACTATCATGGATCGCTTTGTGAGTTGAGATATGACGATTGCGAGGCTAAATTTGCTATGTGCAACAACGGAGGAACTTGCATCGATGGGATCAATAGCTTTACATGTTCTTGTCCTTTGAATTATTATGGTCAAACTTGTGCTGATTACAGTTCTATGGTGACTTCAGAAGAAATTCCTTATTCATCATTGGGAACACCTACCATATCTGCAGCAACATTAATTCCATTTCAAGCTACTAGCACATATAGTACCAAATCTGACAGTACTCCAGATGTTACATCTACAAAATTGATTAAACTTGACACTGAAGAGGCTGTAGAAAGCACAGTGCCGTTTAGTTCAACAAAAACAGTAGTACCCACTAGTACAATTGCATCCACGAGGGAAGATTTTTTACTTGCTTGGACTACGATAAAAACGCTCTTCTCGTCTTCCCCTATAACAGAGGATTCACATCCCCTAATAACGTATACTGCAAGTAACAGCGAAGTTAGTTCTGTTACTGATGAACAAGTTGTTCAAAAGTCCACCACTTCACCAAGCTTGGAAACGGATTTAAGTTTTGCTACCACAGATGAAACAACTCCAactgatgaaaatattattaccaCTTCTTCCACAGAAACGCCTAATCAAATAGCAGTAAATATGACAATGAAGCCAATTCGTGTAACAACAAAATTAGTAGATCAACTATCAACCATGACCTCGGAGAAAATAGAAACCCACAGCTCATTCCCCTTCTCAAGATCTAGTACAGATTCTTACACATTAGGAACAGAAACCTTTTTCAATCAGAGTTCGCCAACTGGGATATCTATCAGTACGGAGAGACAACTAACAATTTACAATTGCACGCAAGAACAATGTGATCATAATATAACATGTCAGAATAGCGCAACCGAGGTATATGTGATCTCaaataatcaatattattaaaGACAATTTCAACCATTTGAAAATACGTCAtcaattttgttcaaatttatttgcaGTGTAATTGTAACTATCCAGATGGTTGTATTCCTAGTCCAGACATTTTGAATGCTGCATTTAATGGAAAGTCTTACATTAGACAATACCTGGCTGTGGATAAAGATGGGAAGGTTCGAATATTCATCAGATTAAAAACTCAATCTAAGAATGGGATACTTGTGCATGCTTTTTTTGATGACGATCGATATATATTGCTGCATATGGAAGTCGGACAGttgaaatttcagttttcttGTGGTTTACAAACAATGCTTTTGGGGGAAATTGATTCTCCAATTAATAATGGTTATGACGTGGACATTGAGATGAGGTAATGAGCTGCTTCGTTCATTCCACACATTCTTTGACATGATCAATggagaaaattataagaaaatatcTCCTTTACAGATTCCAATATATGAAAAGCACCAACATCGACAAGTGCTCAGCAATGCTCTTTGTAAATGATACTCTGGCTATGAGCGGAGAACAAGTAGTGTCAACTCAAGATGACATACCGCAGCAAGCTAAACTGCATTTAGGGGGAATCCCACTGgcattttcacattattttccTCATGTTGCTGTAGGATTTATAGGCTGCATGAGTATGCTAAAGGTACTAAAGTTTAATCATTCAAATTTCCATTTTACAATAAGAtcaaattcttattttccagATAAACGACATCCATAGACATCTTATTCGTGATGCAATCGatagttttcaaattgaagAATGTACTTCATTTCTGTGTCTTGCAAACCcctgtaaaaattttggagCCTGCCAGGAAACTGATGGCAAAATATCCTGCAACTGTATGGCTGGGTAAATCTGAGTTGAAATGAATTCAatggtattttttaaaatctatTTTGTAATAATGAGCCGTATTAATTGCTAAACGCTTAGGTATACTGGAGAAGTGTGTGAAAGATCTGCGTGTGATGATAACCCATGTCACTACGGAGCATCCTGCATCACTTCTCCAGGGACAGGATTCATGTGCATTTGTCCTCTAGGAACTCATGGGCTGCTTTGTGATGAAGGTGAAGTTCAATTTTAAGTACTTGTCAAATACCTATAATTTTTATCGTCTGCATTTGAAATCTAATTTTGATTGTATTTTATAGATATCATAATCGTGCAGCCAACCTTTACAGTCTTTACACCGGGCCTTTCCTCCTACATAGCTTATGGGTTGATAGGATCTATAAAAGAAAGTCTCGAACTAAAACTAAGATTTATACCTCAATCTGTTGAACAAATATCCCTCATTGCTTACATTGGTCAAAGTGGTCCATATCGTGATTTATCTGACCACCTTGCTATCACTTATGTACGTGGCTACATCATGCTTACTTGGGATTTAGGCTCAGGTACTTTGCACGTAACATCTTTTTAACAAGCTCgagatggtaaaaaatttaaataacaaatattctcaaataatttattaatgcTTCTAGGAGTAAGAAGGATATTCACAAATACCGCTCTAACAACAAAAATGCATCGACCCCACACTCTTAGAGTGGGTAGGAAAGGCAAAGATGCTTGGCTGTCTATTGATGGCCTTGGAAATGTTACTGGACGTTCGGCAGGTTCTATGTCAACTTTGGATGCTGCACCAATTCTTTGGATTggtaagtaataaaaaattctttccgaTGTATATGAAGCGTACTAACATACGTGTGCAATCGATTTATCGAAATTGGCAACAATGATAGTGCCAATTATTACCCCCAAATGAATTGCATTTTTTCAGGTGGCCAtaggaccaaaaattttgaaacactgCCTCATGATTTACCTCTGCATACTGGATTCTTTGGCTGTATATTTGACGTGGAGTTGcgcattgaaaataaaatatacccTGTGGCAAAGACCAACTCTGCTACTGGCAGAGGTATAGGAGAATGTCATCGTAACGAGTGCACTCACAGATCATGCAAAAATGGAGCGGTGTGTTTAAATCACGGACCTACGTACAGGTGGTTTACTAGTTATcagttttaccacaatttaTTCAATGGAAAATGCTCCAAAGATcaaaacttttaatttttcgttacgAAACAAACTGTATATGGGAAATTCTATGCCAATTCGACCTGCCGCTAATCCTCACAATTTCCAATTTTGCTTGAAGTTTAATATAGTATTTTGGTGGTCAAAAAAGTAACCCCTGAATTATTTTAGACTTTTTTGACCACTGGTTAGTGCCCCACATATTGTGTTCTTGGTAATTCCCGTAATTCTCGGGGATTAATTGAATTCTGACaagtattttttatcttttatgATTTTATACATTCCATGTATATTAGTGACATTGTAAAATTCTTATTTACAGTTGCGTCTGCACGAAGGATTGGGAAGGACCAGACTGTTCTAAACCAACATCAATGTAGTCATTGTCGTAACTCTTGCTGCCAAAATATATAACTAGACAGAGATTTATAGCCTGACAATTCATAGATACAAACTAAAAatggtaataaataattagtaATAAATACTAAACCCATTAcgcaattatattatacatacatgttaATTTTATGTAGCAGTTATTGTTTTGCGTAGATTTCTAGGTTTTGTATTCATTCATAAATTGTTCAACTCATCATTTTTTGGTTTAGATGTGGTCCAAGATGAATTCAAGTGGACGAATAACATGGCAGCTGACAATCGCGATTGTAAATCCTGTTTGTTAAGCTCGTGTGACCACTCGACATTCCCCCAAAACGAGACCTAAACAtgcaaaaattaatgtttCCTAACAAATAGTATTTATAAGACGGTTCCATAAAGGATAACGTGAGTGTCAGTTTGTACTCATGTCTTTAGCACAAAGGAACAAGGATGAATTATATCGTAATAGTAGGTTGTACTTCAGAaacaattaattgatcaaatataaatgaatttattgcCTGGTATTCCTCTTCCAAACGAGCCAAAGAAACTGCTGTTTCAACTGAAATAGTTCTCTCAGCTGTGGCCAGTGCCAAAATAACAGATTTCAATGTATCAACAGCATATGTGTATCctgaaaaatattcctttAATCAATTCTATGGTTTATTGCAATAATGTGTCAACAGCCACAGCCAAGctcattaaaataaaaaagcaaagaatGAATACAAGTCTACacaatatgaaaataaaaaaaaaaaacaataaattaacgatTATAACATTCTAAATAAAGACAATACCAATCGGGTAAGTACTTTTCATTTAATGCAAATATTGTGGTGGAAAATTAAGGTACGACACTCGCCTTGCACTGCATTAAAATTGTAGGATAACAAGTGCCTGGCTAATGTTTCTTTTGTTTGCGGAGATACAAGTGGTGCTTTTATACTCAATGTTTTGGTGACATCAACTTGATAACGATCACAAAACCATTGAATTACAGGGTCCCACTtctttaattgaaaattatacagaTCGCCGGAATCCTG is a window encoding:
- the LOC124298738 gene encoding SET domain-containing protein SmydA-8-like isoform X2 — protein: MEQQAITDMLNLHLERNNLSKDGSRSWFVGGSLFGGRGLFATTDIAVGELVFVDAPLVVGPRTRDKHLPLCIVCYKTGCPLFPCNKGCSLPICSSVCELSVEHDAECSLLQAWKPTCGSSWSNDLLRALVPIRALLLDEQQRDLLYTLQWHSGPQHGSEIDLLKSSIKIQMNQIEEQFMRRVCAVMDTNSFETAAIVGESVTSLRGLYPMGALQNHCCTPNTRHYYDSQQRLYVIAAIPIKKNEEITMTYTDLFWDTTLRRRHLAATKHFFCTCSRCTDPLENGSLLGALRCARKECSGILVAVEPLDTSTVWECRECGLRLKNRQIISIRSALGSIIEEMIYKNPKQMLRFMKSELSVLVPATNYVAVDMKLRIISCLGRTEKFLWEDLTKDELSIKEKYCRDLLRLIETLKCGECKMKGLISYELYSTLMELNKRQFNEETNIEKSESQVNEESKNLLETAILILQNDLTAPKDLLSLVSGMTKK
- the LOC124298738 gene encoding SET domain-containing protein SmydA-8-like isoform X1, with protein sequence MEQQAITDMLNLHLERNNLSKDGSRSWFVGGSLFGGRGLFATTDIAVGELVFVDAPLVVGPRTRDKHLPLCIVCYKTGCPLFPCNKGCSLPICSSVCELSVEHDAECSLLQAWKPTCGSSWSNDLLRALVPIRALLLDEQQRDLLYTLQWHSGPQHGSEIDLLKSSIKIQMNQIEEQFMRRVCAVMDTNSFETAAIVGESVTSLRGLYPMGALQNHCCTPNTRHYYDSQQRLYVIAAIPIKKNEEITMTYTDLFWDTTLRRRHLAATKHFFCTCSRCTDPLENGSLLGALRCARKECSGILVAVEPLDTSTVWECRECGLRLKNRQIISIRSALGSIIEEMIYKNPKQMLRFMKSELSVLVPATNYVAVDMKLRIISCLGRTEKFLWEDLTKDELSIKEKYCRDLLRLIETLKCGECKMKGLISYELYSTLMELNKRQFNEETNIEKSESQFQVNEESKNLLETAILILQNDLTAPKDLLSLVSGMTKK
- the LOC124298729 gene encoding protein eyes shut; the protein is MNRRGNPTGLYKNYQTLLVVFTICIIAISSESLCNSNPCMYGICVDDYNSSSLYSCYCIDGYTGINCEINWDDCWSNPCLNGGICSDAVAAYNCTCTDGFIGLNCDERFDECLYTPCLNNGTCINFNGFMCQCPDGYSGKYCEIDASVCNNTICKNSGECIEGPGLLFSCQCTDGWTGELCEKDIDECLASPCENGGLCINIPATYTCACLFGFTGKNCDKSIVPCEVNVCENNAVCLLEDNQTVCYCVPDYHGSLCELRYDDCEAKFAMCNNGGTCIDGINSFTCSCPLNYYGQTCADYSSMVTSEEIPYSSLGTPTISAATLIPFQATSTYSTKSDSTPDVTSTKLIKLDTEEAVESTVPFSSTKTVVPTSTIASTREDFLLAWTTIKTLFSSSPITEDSHPLITYTASNSEVSSVTDEQVVQKSTTSPSLETDLSFATTDETTPTDENIITTSSTETPNQIAVNMTMKPIRVTTKLVDQLSTMTSEKIETHSSFPFSRSSTDSYTLGTETFFNQSSPTGISISTERQLTIYNCTQEQCDHNITCQNSATECNCNYPDGCIPSPDILNAAFNGKSYIRQYLAVDKDGKVRIFIRLKTQSKNGILVHAFFDDDRYILLHMEVGQLKFQFSCGLQTMLLGEIDSPINNGYDVDIEMRFQYMKSTNIDKCSAMLFVNDTLAMSGEQVVSTQDDIPQQAKLHLGGIPLAFSHYFPHVAVGFIGCMSMLKINDIHRHLIRDAIDSFQIEECTSFLCLANPCKNFGACQETDGKISCNCMAGYTGEVCERSACDDNPCHYGASCITSPGTGFMCICPLGTHGLLCDEDIIIVQPTFTVFTPGLSSYIAYGLIGSIKESLELKLRFIPQSVEQISLIAYIGQSGPYRDLSDHLAITYVRGYIMLTWDLGSGVRRIFTNTALTTKMHRPHTLRVGRKGKDAWLSIDGLGNVTGRSAGSMSTLDAAPILWIGGHRTKNFETLPHDLPLHTGFFGCIFDVELRIENKIYPVAKTNSATGRGIGECHRNECTHRSCKNGAVCLNHGPTYSCVCTKDWEGPDCSKPTSM
- the LOC124298744 gene encoding ATP synthase mitochondrial F1 complex assembly factor 2 isoform X2 is translated as MFHFKLKIFKPTSHATRHMATVKRFYRKTNILSSGDQFEVTLDQRKLKTPKGKVFEVNNKPLALAVAMEWDSQVDIIDRSNMHLTALVSTSLDNPHNHTKLDMVNYIVNYLETDTVLFQTNDSGDLYNFQLKKWDPVIQWFCDRYQVDVTKTLSIKAPLVSPQTKETLARHLLSYNFNAVQGYTYAVDTLKSVILALATAERTISVETAVSLARLEEEYQVSFWGNVEWSHELNKQDLQSRLSAAMLFVHLNSSWTTSKPKNDELNNL